The following proteins come from a genomic window of Anopheles ziemanni chromosome 3, idAnoZiCoDA_A2_x.2, whole genome shotgun sequence:
- the LOC131284988 gene encoding aprataxin and PNK-like factor, producing the protein MVKVVKCESIIGNTTQFVVPEEEVTIGRGFLQCDDKRVSKNHGVIRTELAAGEITVYIKALHPTNPIFYRKQNATSDNSVLKKDESIFLTTGDKFRLTPDSEWLSIVETEDTVKTEMLDTETQEMEDLGAIGNVPVEIAQEASSNEVSLKRKHEDESATDGAKRNRVDGDEPMPSSSSEAGAHASLSTNAEVVDSLLPIKPDPDAHIPNSKSIASSVLSPAQPDEENLASTSAVSVTIKSDPDGPSAANAGSGIVIKSPADSGALRPSCDFGIRCYRGGNDHRTSFAHPGDPDYRRPNFPPAPLHAPLCPFGARCYRRNPSHFQEYQHPDPSAVALPRVRRVAVPLDPINFDEYGEDDEYDQDFDASSSDEYYPGMYDDDEDASESEDEGLGCVDSGFQE; encoded by the exons ATGGTTAAAGTAGTGAAATGTGAAAGTATCATAGGCAATACAACGCAATTTGTCGTCCCGGAAGAAGAAGTGACCATCGGGCGAGGTTTCTTGCAG TGTGATGATAAGAGAGTGTCGAAAAATCATGGTGTGATAAGAACCGAATTGGCGGCAGGAGAGATAACAGTGTACATAAAAGCGTTACATCCAACAAATCCAATATTCTATCGTAAACAAAATGCTACCAGTGACAACTCCGTATTGAAGAAAGATGAAAGTATATTTTTAACAACCGGAGACAAATTTCGTTTAACGCCTGATAGCGAATGGTTATCGATTGTGGAAACAGAAGATACAGTTAAAACAGAAATGCTGGATACAGAAACTCAAGAAATGGAAGACTTAGGAGCAATTGGTAACGTTCCGGTTGAAATTGCACAGGAAGCCTCGAGTAATGAGGTTTCCTTAAAACGAaagcatgaagatgaatccgCAACGGATGGAGCTAAACGTAACCGGGTCGATGGCGACGAACCAATGCCATCTTCATCGTCCGAAGCTGGAGCACATGCATCTCTATCAACCAATGCTGAAGTCGTTGATTCTTTGTTACCTATTAAACCAGATCCCGACGCCCATATCCCAAATAGTAAATCCATCGCTAGCAGTGTCCTTAGTCCGGCACAGCCCGATGAGGAAAACTTGGCGTCAACATCTGCCGTCTCAGTGACTATAAAATCAGATCCCGATGGCCCCAGTGCTGCAAATGCGGGTTCAGGAATCGTCATTAAAAGTCCGGCTGATTCCGGCGCACTCCGTCCATCATGCGATTTTGGTATACGATGTTACCGTGGCGGTAATGATCATAGAACATCATTCGCGCATCCGGGAGATCCCGACTATCGAAGACCTAACTTTCCTCCGGCTCCTCTACATGCACCGCTCTGCCCTTTCGGTGCCCGTTGTTATAGAAGAAATCCATCGCATTTCCAAGAGTACCAGCACCCGGATCCGA GTGCCGTTGCTTTACCAAGAGTAAGACGAGTTGCAGTTCCATTAGACCCGATCAATTTTGACGAATACGGCGAGGACGATGAGTATGATCAGGATTTCGATGCATCCTCCTCGGATGAATACTATCCAGGCAtgtatgatgatgatgaagatgcgAGTGAGTCCGAAGATGAAGGGTTAGGTTGCGTTGATAGCGGTTTTCAGGAGTGA
- the LOC131288832 gene encoding serine/threonine-protein kinase ATR-like — protein sequence MEANPEEAKYSAEGIESMWRTLISTLTEIVNEDNSSRIEMILNMIRTDITYDDPGLFPSTLLISDIERQKCRTCNFWLIYQLLRIASMDIYDSIAKSCTEVLKEIITACFIKQRWLAQEIWSKFVELLEQMNDHQPDSKSSLNEFIQFLVNDNCISDCHFAEITINSMACCRKIRTYCLRVLRNIISIVFDGEDEASLQIIAGSVRAVLRTLSIGNIDEKMLCMVFFSTYFRYSNQALTSEDSLQTAIDVMNMTATSLCRLKAWHTGGLVTAKKVKVFLLAITDLFSTLSNLHQLSSLDSSWKEKLKNAACNIMHHTKEIHQLDRIMQQEEMDAVLSNYKHQLVELIRRLNPCTNDAGNLLAALDHCPEALLLLENAIYDEAMLKAKNMVKHRYKCSTIERINMNEGCQPIPISEISTIWSILLEKIERQQNLFQYVLDLANKLNFKFNRNMATSHNRSGERLYIFLWRFDSKLPPMDEDNLFKCSGENWSVLLDLCFHMIQLTDFRRIGSETQRSLLNVLFSPIEGTYLKPEGFSREKQVHSKDVKYMEQQREHALERLCAIQMSHLEKDFPEIESYLTEKLLALLEVILSEEDGILKTVVAKQFQQLVLSAKIPLKTLFERVFLPLLSNVKDVRLENIIPALGILYCIRAATSDRFKVYQCTENHRNFQCGHCLEPKQFTGYADGIYLKTVTETLVAAGLSLELDAKFRSILPHLKDTTVEGRLAFVKFLPNALKHTDLLINEEIVPCWVSLFSDRSLEVCQAMSENARAILSTLANRLADNPELYDKYIDLVLKQALAAIEQSFAGIPSYDHQSAIVRMIIEIAVGSARNKALSQIAPQRRDESLKQCVRMMLFLLMQPESEVTYEASRAVAEMCARQDVSPWNILCWYRHDIMKLMMGLAVSNYCFSGISLAHSLTIVSHTFECRDPADFVGKHYKTMMAMLLPWCLRFPKCDDMLSELAAISRKDLVTILSTSFLTIYTYLFISETPEVTNRCIEYIMKLTGNSFFELLHSDIKRTVSEILIFYHFNAEYVINAIRSLLSKDSDTDQVPTARIADYIATRFLGVLANFEATLVNADGEKIVKNEALLSLGDIIRLLGGEHITPFRFKIIALLRTALALPEGPTFTRYCVNVWRIFVCTVEVSVLGPLLSTVFVTLEPLLASYPDDVEYIFRYLVLENNSLLGNYIGDLYFLADAPGMPEDIRKTIKVRITAHSGHASDRFAARLEELLRHCNHENFTVRAFALTHLCRLFEANRRELNEAILGQHQRVSIGTIATMVEMLNRALGEQDTNLQLRAAECFGEMGAFAPSHLPPNYAPSGLGFALTIHSDAFAIFALRELCRAYQRQRDSKFVDSFSLAIQEILSERGVSPAKGKKCDVWETIPERLRPIMEPLLTSSYTTVSIANPTVLHPVFNNVRSSFEWSYQWASQMIESIGQEATRNLLRAFKPSLRCDAGTLSLVLPYILLHSLQLCEDVGQRHRIADELQTVFDAAVSGTQSQDGGLLAPTVNDIVPTGTATAVGSSIVESLMCDQETRDSTGKELALECAKYAFGLFDFLERWKRQRLKADRTAEEKESNGGSAKVVDAFLDHFDPDLLARVNFKCHEYARALQLLEHRSIGEDRGKRLQEKLPFLGEIYSRLGDTDSVEGVMALKATEPTLTEQILYHNTTGRLHEAVACYERLFQVMGAGEPPKLDDLNSMIECYLRLDQPETALLLAESLLARYHDTALCEPLQDIQAEPLYRLGRFEELQDLLEHRQAAPDETRHWGIICGSLIVKYRQTDYEKFCAEIVHARQEVVRGSGFGTGRSGTSRTLDELGTYEKRYEQVLKLHMIREFEKCGHIMHRLRQQRKDKDNKLIDDVRQLVDNLNTRLEVLQPNATTLEPIISLRRILLKEMKRTVDERQGAGSTVKELRQLFDRLIGELWMKSTELASKANMYQQALLYILHAESYRPQDLFIKNAKLLWERRDIAGALKVLERGVNEIVNESDANALKTLPKEDRLVYAEGKRLIAAYNAEASNISTTLNHSYFKEAVAANPESEIALVQLAQYLDKLYGSFPSNEQDSAKGWDLMLEAMVAYGNSMQYGSNYIYQSMPRVLSIWLDSTAKALLKTTSTTSSSSSGQIAMSRKAAQRMNALAHKLCNTLSPYFFFTSFSQLISRVAHPSVETYQVLKSIIVKLLLNYPQQTLWMMLSVYKSSYPNRVRRCVEIFNDRQLAQTASMDKLIKDFNALADRFIELTNKEIPGGGNSSRSATVKVTVSSLVKALPKLLADRNFSKVLIPIERCMQLVLNKSSGTDFKPYPTNDIYIASIEEEVTVLHSLQKPRKINLRGHNGRLYTMMMKPKDDLRKDFRLMEFNAVVKQYLAQDPDAKHRRLHIRTYAVLPLNEECGIIEWISNLNTFRAIVFTYYKQRGLGIAAKELRNYNYARTDPLTKKRDAFLSILVPRHPPVFGEWFRDCFPNPHNWFQARSSYIKTTAVISMVGYILGLGDRHGENILFDSTNGDTVHVDFNCLFNRGETFQIPEVVPFRLTHNMVHAMGPLGVEGLFRRCCEIVLRILQNQAPTFMSVLKPFVYDPMVSWSKVGGVGSVGDVSSRDTNTERTDPQAWLNVQNIEERLKGYVKINGKPSCMPLSIEGQVNHLIKEATDTDNLAQMYIGWSGYT from the exons ATGGAGGCCAATCCGGAGGAGGCCAAGTATTCGGCAGAAGGGATAGAAAGTATGTGGCGCACACTGATATCAACACTCACCGAGATAGTGAACGAAGACAACAGCTCTAGAATCGAAATGATCTTGAACATGATTCGTACCGATATTACCTATGATGATCCTGGTCTGTTTCCATCGACACTACTGATATCAGACATCGAACGGCAAAAGTGCCGCACTTGCAATTTTTGGCTCATTTATCAGCTACTTCGGATCGCATCAATGGACATTTACGACAG CATTGCGAAGAGCTGCACCGAAGTGCTGAAGGAAATAATTACTGCGTGTTTCATTAAACAGCGATGGTTGGCACAGGAAATATGGTCCAAATTTGTCGAACTGCTTGAGCAAATGAATGATCATCAACCGGACAGTAAATCATCGTTAAACGAGTTCATCCAGTTCCTGGTCAACGATAATTGTATCAGTGATTGCCATTTTGCAGAAATAACTATCAACAGTATGGCATGTTGCCGCAAAATACGTACATATTGTTTGCGCGTTCTAAGAAATATAATATCGATCGTGTTCGATGGAGAAGACGAAGCATCACTGCAGATTATCGCCGGCAGTGTACGTGCAGTATTGCGGACTTTATCAATTGGaaatattgatgaaaaaatgCTGTGTATGGTATTTTTCTCCACCTACTTCAGATACTCCAACCAAGCGCTAACTTCCGAAGATTCCCTACAAACAGCAATCGACGTTATGAACATGACGGCAACCTCACTGTGCCGTTTGAAAGCTTGGCATACGGGTGGACTAGTTACGGCGAAGAAAGTCAAGGTATTTTTGTTGGCAATTACAGACCTGTTTAGTACGCTAAGCAATCTACACCAGCTGTCCTCCTTGGATTCTTCTTGGAAAGAGAAGCTCAAAAATGCAGCTTGTAACATAATGCATCATACGAAGGAAATCCATCAACTAGACCGGATCATGCAGCAAGAGGAAATGGATGCTGTGTTGAGCAATTATAAACACCAGCTGGTAGAACTTATACGTAGACTAAACCCATGTACAAATGATGCTGGAAATTTACTTGCTGCCTTAGACCATTGTCCTGAAGCGCTGTTATTATTGGAAAATGCTATTTACGATGAAGCAATGCTCAAGGCCAAGAACATGGTTAAACATCGATACAAATGCAGCACAATCGAACGAATCAACATGAACGAAGGCTGCCAGCCGATACCGATCAGTGAGATCAGCACTATTTGGTCCATTTTACTCGAAAAGATCGAACGTCAGCAAAATCTTTTTCAGTACGTTTTAGACCTTGCTAATAagctaaattttaaatttaatcgtaATATGGCAACCAGCCATAATCGGTCCGGCGAGCGGCTCTACATATTCTTGTGGCGGTTCGATTCGAAACTACCACCCATGGACGAGGACAACTTATTCAAATGTTCCGGAGAAAATTGGTCCGTACTGCTCGATCTATGTTTCCACATGATTCAACTGACGGATTTTAGGCGTATTGGCAGTGAAACACAGCGTTCCTTGTTGAACGTGTTGTTCTCTCCAATCGAAGGAACATACTTGAAACCCGAAGGTTTCAGCCGCGAAAAACAAGTGCACAGTAAAGATGTTAAGTATATGGAGCAACAACGTGAGCATGCCCTGGAGAGACTGTGTGCCATACAAATGAGTCATTTGGAAAAAGACTTTCCTGAAATTGAATCGTACCTAACGGAAAAACTTCTTGCACTGCTAGAGGTCATTTTATCGGAGGAAGACGGAATCTTAAAAACCGTTGTTGCTAAACAATTCCAGCAGCTTGTACTATCTGCGAAAATTCCACTAAAAACGCTGTTTGAGCGAGTATTTCTGCCATTATTATCCAACGTTAAAGATGTGCGCCTTGAAAACATAATTCCTGCATTGGGCATACTGTACTGTATTCGAGCAGCTACCAGTGATCGGTTCAAGGTATACCAATGCACAGAAAATCACAGGAACTTCCAATGTGGACACTGTTTGGAACCAAAACAATTTACCGGATACGCGGATGGAATTTATCTGAAAACGGTAACCGAAACTTTGGTTGCCGCTGGACTGTCACTAGAGCTGGATGCGAAGTTTCGTAGTATATTACCCCATTTGAAAGACACTACCGTTGAAGGGCGGTTGGCATTTGTAAAGTTTCTTCCCAACGCTCTAAAGCACACGGATTTGCTGATCAATGAAGAAATAGTGCCTTGTTGGGTGAGTTTGTTTAGTGATCGATCCCTCGAGGTCTGTCAGGCAATGAGCGAAAATGCTAGAGCGATTCTAAGCACTTTGGCCAATCGGTTAGCAGACAACCCGGAATTGTACGACAAGTACATTGATCTGGTGCTAAAGCAAGCACTGGCAGCTATCGAACAAAGTTTTGCGGGAATTCCTTCCTACGACCATCAGAGTGCCATCGTTCGAATGATCATAGAAATTGCCGTTGGCTCAGCTCGAAACAAAGCTCTATCTCAAATTGCACCACAAAGACGTGACGAATCGCTAAAGCAGTGCGTGCGAATGATGCTTTTTCTGCTTATGCAACCGGAATCGGAAGTAACGTACGAAGCGTCTCGTGCTGTTGCAGAAATGTGCGCTCGGCAAGATGTTAGCCCGTGGAACATTCTATGCTGGTACCGGCATGACATTATGAAGCTGATGATGGGCCTCGCGGTGAGCAACTATTGTTTCTCTGGCATCTCGCTGGCACACTCGTTGACCATCGTTAGTCACACATTCGAATGTCGTGATCCGGCCGATTTTGTTGGCAAACACTACAAAACCATGATGGCCATGCTTTTGCCCTGGTGTCTACGTTTCCCGAAGTGTGACGACATGCTTTCCGAATTGGCAGCCATCAGTCGCAAGGATCTAGTGACGATCCTGTCTACGTCATTTTTGACCATCTATACGTATCTGTTCATCAGTGAAACGCCGGAGGTAACCAATCGTTGCATCGAGTACATCATGAAACTTACCGGGAACAGCTTCTTCGAGCTTCTTCACTCGGATATAAAG CGCACCGTATCAGAAATACTAATATTCTACCACTTCAACGCTGAGTACGTGATAAACGCGATTCGAAGCTTGCTTTCGAAAGACAGTGACACCGACCAAGTCCCCACGGCCCGCATAGCCGACTACATTGCGACCCGATTCCTTGGAGTGCTGGCCAACTTCGAGGCAACGTTGGTTAATGCGGATGGTgaaaaaatcgttaaaaacgAAGCGCTACTAAGCCTGGGCGACATCATCAGGCTTCTCGGTGGAGAACATATAACCCCGTTCCGGTTTAAAATAATCGCATTGCTGCGCACCGCACTGGCATTGCCGGAGGGACCCACCTTTACCCGCTACTGTGTCAACGTTTGGCGCATTTTCGTGTGCACCGTCGAGGTGAGCGTCCTGGGGCCGCTATTGAGCACGGTGTTTGTCACCCTCGAGCCGCTGCTCGCCTCCTATCCCGATGATGTGGAGTACATCTTTCGTTATCTGGTGCTGGAAAACAACAGCCTGCTCGGGAACTACATCGGCGATCTGTACTTTCTTGCGGACGCACCGGGCATGCCGGAAGATATAAGGAAAACCATAAAGGTGCGCATTACCGCACACAGTGGACATGCAAGCGATCGGTTTGCGGCTCGGCTCGAGGAACTGCTGCGACATTGCAACCATGAGAATTTCACCGTGCGTGCTTTTGCCCTGACCCATCTTTGCCGGTTGTTTGAAGCCAACCGCAGGGAGTTGAACGAAGCCATTCTGGGCCAGCATCAGCGTGTTAGCATCGGCACCATCGCAACGATGGTAGAAATGTTGAATCGCGCCCTCGGAGAGCAGGACACCAATCTGCAGCTACGGGCGGCCGAATGTTTCGGTGAGATGGGAGCATTTGCACCGAGCCATCTGCCCCCGAATTATGCTCCGTCGGGGCTTGGTTTCGCGCTGACCATCCACTCGGACGCGTTCGCCATATTTGCACTTCGCGAACTGTGCCGTGCGTATCAGCGCCAACGGGATTCGAAATTTGTCGACAGCTTTTCGCTGGCCATTCAGGAAATATTGAGCGAACGCGGAGTATCCCCGGCCAAGGGCAAAAAGTGTGACGTTTGGGAGACCATCCCGGAGCGCTTGCGTCCGATCATGGAACCACTGCTCACGTCATCCTATACCACGGTCTCGATCGCGAACCCAACCGTGCTGCATCCGGTGTTCAACAACGTTCGGTCCAGTTTCGAGTGGTCCTACCAGTGGGCCTCGCAGATGATTGAAAGCATTGGCCAAGAGGCCACCCGTAACCTGTTGCGTGCCTTCAAACCGAGTTTGCGCTGTGACGCGGGAACTCTTTCCCTTGTGCTGCCCTACATATTGCTACACTCCCTGCAGCTCTGTGAGGATGTGGGGCAACGTCATCGTATAGCGGACGAGTTGCAGACGGTTTTCGATGCGGCCGTCTCAGGCACCCAATCCCAGGATGGTGGGCTGCTCGCGCCGACGGTGAACGACATCGTGCCGACGGGCACTGCGACGGCGGTGGGCAGCAGCATAGTGGAATCGCTCATGTGCGATCAAGAGACGCGGGACAGCACCGGTAAGGAGCTTGCGCTCGAATGTGCAAAATATGCTTTTGGACTGTTCGATTTTCTCGAGCGCTGGAAGCGTCAACGGCTCAAGGCGGATCGTACTGCGGAGGAAAAGGAATCGAATGGTGGCAGTGCGAAGGTAGTTGATGCTTTTCTCGACCATTTCGATCCGGACCTGCTGGCACGGGTAAACTTTAAGTGCCACGAGTACGCACGTGCCCTGCAGCTGCTTGAGCATCGCTCGATCGGTGAAGATCGGGGCAAGCGATTGCAGGAGAAGTTACCCTTTCTGGGAGAAATCTATTCGCGGCTCGGCGATACGGACTCCGTCGAAGGTGTGATGGCACTGAAAGCTACCGAGCCGACCTTGACCGAGCAAATTCTCTACCACAACACTACCGGCCGACTGCATGAGGCGGTGGCTTGCTACGAACGGTTGTTCCAGGTGATGGGTGCCGGCGAACCGCCGAAGCTGGACGACTTGAACAGCATGATCGAATGTTACCTCCGGCTCGATCAACCGGAAACGGCCTTACTGCTGGCGGAGAGTTTGCTCGCCCGATACCACGATACGGCTCTGTGTGAACCGCTGCAGGACATCCAGGCAGAACCATTGTATCGGTTAGGACGCTTCGAGGAGCTACAGGACTTGCTAGAACATCGACAGGCCGCTCCGGATGAAACCCGCCACTGGGGCATCATTTGTGGATCACTGATTGTAAAGTACCGCCAGACGGACTACGAGAAATTTTGCGCAGAAATCGTCCATGCCCGGCAGGAGGTGGTACGGGGCAGTGGATTCGGTACCGGTCGCAGTGGAACCTCGCGTACCCTGGACGAACTGGGAACGTACGAGAAGCGATACGAGCAGGTGCTGAAGCTGCACATGATCAGAGAGTTTGAGAAATGTGGTCACATTATGCACCGCTTGCGGCAGCAGCGCAAGGACAAAGACAACAAGCTGATCGACGATGTTCGGCAGCTGGTGGACAATCTAAACACGCGCCTGGAAGTGCTCCAGCCGAACGCAACCACActcgaaccgatcatcagccTACGGCGGATACTGCTTAAGGAAATGAAGCGTACAGTGGATGAAAGGCAAGGCGCTGGATCGACGGTGAAGGAACTGCGCCAACTGTTCGACCGACTGATCGGCGAGCTGTGGATGAAGAGCACCGAGCTGGCCTCGAAGGCCAACATGTACCAGCAGGCGCTACTGTACATCCTACACGCGGAAAGCTACCGTCCGCAAGatcttttcattaaaaacgctAAGCTACTGTGGGAAAGGCGCGATATAGCTGGCGCACTGAAGGTGTTGGAGCGTGGGGTGAATGAAATTGTCAACGAATCCGATGCGAACGCACTTAAAACGCTCCCGAAAGAGGATCGGCTAGTGTACGCTGAAGGTAAGCGGCTTATCGCTGCATACAATGCGGAGGCTTCGAACATCTCGACCACTCTCAACCACAGCTACTTCAAGGAGGCGGTGGCCGCAAACCCGGAAAGTGAAATCGCACTGGTACAGCTGGCGCAGTATCTGGACAAACTGTACGGTTCGTTCCCGAGCAACGAGCAGGACTCGGCGAAGGGCTGGGATTTGATGCTGGAAGCGATGGTTGCATACGGCAACTCGATGCAGTACGGTTCGAACTACATCTACCAGTCGATGCCACGGGTGTTGAGCATTTGGCTCGATTCGACGGCGAAGGCACTGCTTAAAACAACCTCGACCACCAGCTCTTCCTCCTCCGGGCAGATCGCCATGAGCCGGAAAGCTGCCCAACGAATGAACGCGCTGGCGCATAAGCTTTGCAACACACTTTCACCGTACTTTTTCTTCACCTCATTCTCGCAGCTCATCAGCCGGGTCGCGCACCCGTCGGTGGAAACGTACCAAGTGCTGAAGAGCATTATCGTGAAGCTACTGCTGAACTACCCTCAGCAGACGCTCTGGATGATGTTGAGTGTGTACAAATCGTCCTACCCTAACCGGGTGCGGCGTTGCGTGGAGATCTTCAACGATCGTCAGCTGGCCCAGACAGCTAGCATGGATAAGCTCATAAAGGATTTCAACGCCCTAGCGGATCGTTTCATAGAGCTAACGAACAAAGAAATCCCCGGCGGCGGCAACAGCAGTCGGTCGGCGACGGTGAAAGTGACGGTGTCCTCGCTCGTCAAGGCACTTCCGAAGCTGCTGGCGGACCGGAACTTCTCGAAGGTGCTGATACCGATCGAGCGGTGTATGCAGCTGGTGCTGAACAAAAGTTCCGGCACCGACTTTAAGCCGTACCCGACCAACGATATCTACATCGCGAGCATCGAGGAGGAGGTGACGGTTCTCCATTCGTTGCAAAAACCGCGCAAAATTAACCTCCGCGGGCATAATGGGCGGCTGtacacgatgatgatgaaaccgAAGGATGACTTGCGCAAAGACTTCCGCCTGATGGAGTTCAATGCGGTGGTGAAGCAGTACCTGGCCCAGGATCCGGACGCGAAGCACAGGCGTTTGCACATTCGTACCTACGCCGTGCTGCCACTGAACGAGGAGTGCGGCATCATCGAATGGATCTCGAACCTGAACACGTTCCGCGCTATCGTGTTCACGTACTACAAGCAGCGCGGGCTCGGAATAGCAGCCAAGGAGTTACGCAACTATAACTACGCTCGCACAGATCCGCTGACGAAAAAGCGCGATGCGTTCCTGTCGATCCTGGTGCCTCGGCATCCGCCCGTGTTTGGCGAATGGTTCCGGGACTGCTTTCCCAATCCGCACAACTGGTTCCAGGCACGCTCGTCCTACATCAAAACGACGGCTGTTATTTCGATGGTCGGATACATCCTGGGGCTGGGTGATCGTCACGGCGAGAACATTCTGTTCGATTCAACCAATGGCGATACGGTGCACGTTGACTTCAACTGTCTCTTCAATCGGGGCGAAACGTTTCAGATCCCGGAGGTGGTACCGTTTCGCCTGACGCACAACATGGTTCACGCGATGGGCCCCTTGGGGGTCGAAGGTCTTTTCCGGCGGTGCTGTGAGATAGTGTTGCGGATACTGCAGAATCAGGCCCCAACGTTCATGTCCGTCTTGAAGCCGTTCGTGTACGATCCAATGGTTTCATGGAGCAAAGTTGGTGGAGTGGGTAGTGTTGGGGATGTCAGCTCACGCGACACCAACACGGAACGTACGGACCCGCAGGCGTGGCTCAACGTTCAGAACATCGAGGAGCGGCTCAAGGGTTACGTGAAAATTAACGGTAAACCGTCATGCATGCCACTGTCCATCGAAGGTCAGGTCAACCATCTCATTAAAGAAGCGACCGACACGGACAATCTCGCTCAGATGTACATTGGTTGGTCGGGTTATACGTGA